The nucleotide window GCAAGACAAGCATGACCCCCATTGTGGCACTTTTCGATGCTGCATGGTTTCTTGTATAAACATCAGGAAGCCTGATCAGTCCAAAGGCTGTCACAAGGCTAAGAAAGGCTCCGAGCAGAATGAACAACCCTGCAAAAAACTTAACGATTTCCATCTCTGTCATATTCCATGATTACTCCCTTCTCAAGGAATTTTGAAAAGGCAACTGTTCCGATGAATGCCAGGATACCAATCAACAAGATGATATCAAGAAAAGCACTAGTTTCAAGAACAATTGATACTAAAGCAATCACAGAAACAAGGCTGATACCGATAGCATCAAGGGCAACTACCCGATCTGCTACGGTTGGCCCCTTGATCACTCGGTAAATCATGCCGATCATCGCAAGTGATATGAAGGTAACTGAAATCCACAAAACCGCTTCAAACATTATCGGCTCACCTCCATAATCGCTTTTTCAAACGTATTTTTGATACTCTGGATTGCTTCATCTGCATCCGTAATGTCCATCGCATGGACATACAATATCCTGTTGTCGTCCGAAACATCGACGACAAGTGTACCAGGGGTCAATGTAATGAGATTTGCGAGCATCGTAATTTCCCAGTCTTCTTTCAATTCTGTCGGGAATGCGAAGATGCCCGGTTTGATATTAAGCTTTGGCCTAAGTACTGCCTTTAAAACAGCTACATTCGAAAGAACCAGTTCCAAATTAAAAATATAAATCAAGTTCAGCACGGCGACTACCCTCAGTATGTAGAAGCGGGAAGTGAAGAACCGCCTGAAAATATAAATGATGAGCAGGCCGAAGAAATACCCGACAAAAAAGGAGGCCGGGGAGTAGGATGTCTTAAGGAACATCCAGACAAAGGCCAGTATAAAATTCAGCAAGATTTGAAAAGCCATAGCTCATCACTCCTTCAAAACAGCATTGATGTAGATTTCCGGATTGGCAAGCGTTTCGGCGGCTGTTGAAATTACCGGATAAATAGCCTCAGTTCCGAAGCCGTATAACACAGCGAACACAGTCAGAATTGCAGGGGCAACAAGC belongs to Mesobacillus subterraneus and includes:
- a CDS encoding Na(+)/H(+) antiporter subunit F1, whose protein sequence is MFEAVLWISVTFISLAMIGMIYRVIKGPTVADRVVALDAIGISLVSVIALVSIVLETSAFLDIILLIGILAFIGTVAFSKFLEKGVIMEYDRDGNR
- a CDS encoding Na+/H+ antiporter subunit E; this translates as MAFQILLNFILAFVWMFLKTSYSPASFFVGYFFGLLIIYIFRRFFTSRFYILRVVAVLNLIYIFNLELVLSNVAVLKAVLRPKLNIKPGIFAFPTELKEDWEITMLANLITLTPGTLVVDVSDDNRILYVHAMDITDADEAIQSIKNTFEKAIMEVSR